The genomic stretch GATCAACGCCGAGACCAACCTGACGTTCTACCTCCCGTCGGTGGACCTGAAGACGGGTGTCTTCGTCCGCACGAACCGCCTCACGAGCGACCTGCGGCTGGTCGGCGGCGACAACCTGCGGGAGTTCTACACCGAGGCGGGCGCCTACATCGAGCCGGAGCTCCGGCTGGGCGGGCTCTCGGTGCAGGGCGGCGTTCGCGTGCAGAGCTACCCCAACGACGGCCGGACGTACCTGGAGCCCCGCGCGCGGATCGTGTGGTCGGGCCGCGGCCAGGAGATCTCGGCGGCGGGCGGCCTCTACCACCAGGAGGTGATCGGCGTCAACGACCGCCGCGACGTGGCCAACGTGTTCACGGCGTGGACGCGCGCCCGCTCCGAGGAGGTGCCGTCGGCCTGGCACGGCATCGTGGGCTACCGCGTCACGCCGACCCCGTGGCTGGAGCTCGTCGCGGAGGGCTACTACAAGTACCTCCAGAACCTGCAGGTGGCCGAGTGGACCGCCTTCCCGCGCTTCTCGACCGGCACCCAGCCCGCCGACGGCGAGGTCTACGGCCTCGACACCCGCGTGGAGGTCCGCGCCGGGGACGCCCTCTACGCGTACGTCAGCTACGGCCTCTCGGAGGTCACCTACGACGCGCAGGGCCCGAACCTGGAGCTGTGGTACGGCAGCGAGTCGCTCCGCTTCAACCCGCCGCACGACCGCCGCCACCAGCTCAACGCGCTCGTCAGCACGACCGTCGCAGGCGTGGACCTGTCGGCCCGCTTCCAGTTCGGCTCAGGGCTTCCGTTCACGCGGGCGCTCGGCTTCGACCGCTTCATCTCGCCCAACACGCCCCCGGACGTGTTCGAGACGCCGGGCACCTCCCGCGTGATCTACGAGCGCCCCTACAACGGCCGCCTGCCCACCTTCCACCGGCTGGACCTCTCGGCGGACCGCACGTTCACGCTCCGCTCGGGCCTCGACCTGACGGCCCAGCTGGCGCTGATCAATGCCTACGACCGGGCCAACGTGTTCTACTACGACACGTTCACGCTCCAGCGCGTCGACCAGCTGCCGCTCATCCCGTCCTTCGGCCTCAAAATCGCCGTCAACGACTAGATGCTGCGCACCGCCCCTCGCCTGCTGCTCGGCCTGGCTGCGCTCGCCTTCCTCGGAGCGTGCTCGGACTCCGTGGACCCGACGCTCGGCACCGAGCAGGCGTTCTCGCTCTACGGCTACCTCGACCCCAGCGCCGACCGGCAGGCCCTCCGCGTCGCCCCGATCGTGGGCACCATCGTGGCCGACACCGCGCGCACGCTCGCGGCGACGGTCACCTCGGAGGAGCTGGGCACGGGCCGGACGGTCGCCTGGCGCGACTCGTTCGTGACCTACCGCGACGGCTCGACGGGGCATGTCTTCGTGGCCGACTACACGCCGACGCCGGGCGCGACGGTCGAGGTCCGCGTCGCCGAGACCACCGGCGAGGGACGCGTCACCACGGCCACCGTCGAAGTCCCGCCCCTGACCCAGTCCGCCATCGGCGAGCCGACGGTCGTCGCGGGCATGACGACCTACACGGTGACCGTCCGCGCGCCGCGCGTGATCGGGGGCACGCTCCGGCTCTTCGTGACAGGCCTCCCCTCGGCGCCGGCCGACACGAGCGCGCTCGTGGTGCCGATCGAGCCCGGGGAGCTGGAACTCACCGACCGCGGCGGCGAATGGACCGCCCGCGTCCCGTTTCTCGAAGCCACACGCGACTTCCTCGAGGCCGAGGATCTCTTCGGCGTCGGGCTGACGCTGGTCGAGGCCGAGTTCGCACCATTCGTCACGAGCACCGCCTGGGCCATCCCTCCCGACGGCCTCGACGACGACGCCATCGTGGAGCCGGGGACGTTCTCGAACGTGGTCGGCGGCTTCGGCTTCGTGGGGTCCGGCTTCGAGGCGCCCGTGCGGTGGGTGCCCTCGCCGGGCACGCAGGCTCGCGCCGGGTTCGCCGTCGAGGGCGATCCGGCGGGTCTCGTGGTGGTGAACGAGGTCGGCACAGGGTTCGTGGAGCTGTACAACTCGTCGATCGAGCCGGTCAGCCTCGGTGGCTATGCGGTCTCGGCCGGGGCCCCCGAGGCGGGCGTCCGGCTGCCGCCGACCATCCTCGACGGCAAGGCCTTCCTCGTGATCGAGGGCCCCTTTTCGGTCACCGCCAGCACCACCATCACGCTCACCAACCTGTCGGGACAGGAGGTGCACCGGCTCTACATCGACCAGGACATCAATGCCGAGCCGCGCGGCCCCGCCTGGGGGTCGTACCCGGACGGTCTCTCGGCCCCGATCCGCGGCGCCTTCCCGGGCGACGACGGCCACGACCTGTTCCATGGCCCCCTGCTGCTCACTCCCGGCGCGCCGAACCGACCGTATACCGTCCCGGCCGTGATCAACGAGATCTCGACCTCCGGCGACGGCTTCGTCGAGGTGCTGCGCCAGAGCTCCCTGCTCGCCCGCGTCTCGCTGGGAACGACCCCCCGCAACCTCGGGCTCGCCGAAGCCACGCAGGTCGAAGGCGACTTCTTCGTGGCCGACGAGACGGAGCACTTCGAGTTGGAACAGACCGGAGGCACGCTGTACCTGCTCGCGACCTACGGCCCGCGCCCCGACCCCGGCCAGACCCGACCGCGACGGGTGGTGGACGCACGCGCTTACGGTCCGCAGAGCCCAGGGCGCTCGGTCGGCTTCGTGCCCGACGGTCTCGCCGACCCGCGGGATTCAGACCGCGGCTGGCAGGTGGACCTTTTCCCCACCCGTGGCCGCCCCAACGCTGCAAGCGGGCGGCTCGCGACCCGCTCCGAATGACACGCCTGACGCCGCTTCTCCTCCTGGCGATGCTCGCCCTCGGAGCGTGCTCGGACTCCGTGGACCCGACGCTCGGCACCGAGCAGGCGTTCTCGCTCTACGGCTACCTCGACCCCAGCGCCGACCGGCAGGCCCTCCGCGTCGCCCCGATCGTGGGCACCATCGTGGCCGACACCGCGCGCACGCTCGCGGCGACGGTCACCTCGGAGGAGCTGGGCACAGGCCGGACGGTCGCCTGGCGCGACTCGTTCGTGACCTACCGCGACGGCTCGACGGGGCACGTCTTCGTGGCCGACTACACGCCGACGCCAGGCGCGACGGTCGAGGTCCGCGTCGCCGAGACCACCGGCGAGGAACGGGTCACCGCGGTGCGGATCTCCGTGCCGACGCTCGACCGTCCGGAAATCGGCTCGTTCCTCGGGACGAGTGCCGAGGTGACGTACCCGATCCGAGTCCGCGCCCCGCGCGTGCTCACCACCAGCCTCGTCTACCGGGTCGTCGGGTTGCGCTCGGCGCCGATGGACACCGTGGCCGTCTCCTTCTCCGACTTCGCGCCGTTCGAGGACGCAGGGGGTGGGACGTGGGGCCTGGACCTCCCCTTTGTCGCCACGAGTCGCGCGTTCCTGTCCTCGCCCGCGGCCGAAGGCGCGACGCTCCGCCTGGTGGACGTCGCCGTCCGGGCGTTCGTGACCGGGCCCGAGTGGGACATCCCGGCGGGCGGGCTCGACGAGGACCGGATCGTGGAGCCGGGGACGTTCTCCAACGTGACTGGGGGCTTCGGCTTCGTGGGGTCCGGCTACTGGACCGAGTCGCGCTGGACGCCGTCACTCACCACACAATCGCGAGCCGGCTTCCTCGTCGACACCGACCCGGCCTCGGTGCTCCGGATCAACGAAGTCAGCGCCCAGGGGTGGGTCGAACTCTACAACCCGACGCTGGAGTTCGTCCCCATCGGGGGCTACCGGATCTCCTCGGAGGGCCAGGCGAATGCCTTCCCGAGCGGAACGGCCGTCCCCCCGCTCGGCTTCCAGGTCTTGCAGGTCGCGCCGTCCCTCGCCGACGGACGCGTGGTGCTCGAAAGCCCCGCTGCCGTCGAGATCGTGGAGACAGGGATCCGGGGCCTCTCTGAGATCACCTCGATCACCATCGGGTCGTTCCCCGACGGCCGCACCCGGCTCATCGGAGAGTTCCCGGAGTTCCGCGGCTTCAACCTGTTCCAGAACCGCCTCGTCGCGACGCCCGGCGCGCCGAACCGCCCCCTGTCGTTCCTGGCGATGATCAACGAGGTCTTCTCCGCTGGCACCGACGGGTGGGCGGAGATCCTGGCGCCTCCCGGCGTGACGGCCATCTTGGTCACCGACGACCCCGAGCGCCCCCTTTCGATGTGGGTGCCCGCCGTTCGGGAGGGCGACCGGTGGATCGCGAACGAGACCCCCGGGCGGTTCGATCTTCCGCAGACGGGCGGCGAGGTGTACGTGGCCGTGCTCGTGCGGGATGTGCCCCCGCGAGTCTATGATACCCGGACGTACGGCCCGCAGACGCCAGAACGGTCCTCGGGCACGCTGCCCGACGGCGACCGCGACGCGTGGAGGCTCGACCTTCTCCCGACCCGAGCGTCACCCAACGCCGCTCCCTCTCGGCTCGCATCTCGCTAGCCTCTCTCGATGCACGCTCTCGCCTCCATGTCCTCGACCCTGCTCGCCGGGCGCCGCCTCGTCCTCTCCGCCGTCGTCCTGGCGGCCCTGGCCTCGGCCGCCGGCTGCTCTGACAGCGTCGACCCGACGGTCGGCACGGACCAGGTGTTCTCGATGTACGGGTACCTCGACCCGTCCTCCGACCGCCAGGCGCTCCGCATCATCGAGATCGGGCGCACCATCGGATCGGATACGCTGAGCACCATCGACGCGGTCGTCACCTCGACCGAGGCCGGCTCGGCCGTCACCACGACGTGGCGCGATTCGCTGGTGACGTTCGCCAACGGCGCCACAGGGCACGTCTTCCTGGCCGACTACACACCGACGCCCAACGCGCAGGTGACGCTCACAGCCACCGCCAGCGACGGCCGAGCGGCGACGGTGAGCATCGCGGTGCCGCCGCTCTCGTCCGCCACCGTCGGAGCCCCCGAGAACGTCAACGGCTTCACCACCTTCCCGGTGACGGTGCGCGACGTGCCGCGCGTGATCGGCGGCACGCTCCGACTCCGCGTGACCGGCTTGCCGACGGCGCCCGCCGACACGACGGAGTTGGAGATCCCGGTCCGCGCCTATGACATCCAGCAGAGCGGGCCGGACTGGGTGGTGGTGGTCCCGTTCGTGGAGGCCACCCAGTCGTTTCTGCGCGCCCGCAACCTGTTCGGCGTCGGGCTGACGCTCGTCGAGGCGGAGTTCGGTGCCTTCATCGCCAACGACGTGTGGAACGTCCCGCCGGGCGGCCTGGACGAGGATGCCATCATCGAGCCGGGGACGTTCTCAAACGTCACGGGCGGCTTCGGCTTCGTGGGCGCGGGCTACGAGGCGCCGGTCCGCTGGCTGCCGTCGCCGGGGACCCAGTCGCGGGCGGGGCTGGCGATCAGCGGCGACCCGGCGGCCCTCATCGCCGTCAACGAGGTCGGGCCGGGCTACACCGAACTGTACAACCCGTCGGCAGAGGCCGTCGAGGTGGGAGGCTACGTGCTCACGATGGGCGCGCCGCAGGAGGGCGTCATCATCCCCAACCCCAGCACCGTGCCTCCGGGGGGTTTCCTGGTGGTGGATGGCCCGTTCTCGGTGGTCGTGGACAAGCCCGTCCAGTTCCTCAGTTCCTCCGGCCGCCTGATCGCCCGCAACTACCCCGAGGCGGACGCCCAGGTCTGGGGCGCGTACCCGGACGGCCTCTCGTTCGTCCTCCCGCAGGGCGGCCCGGACATCTTCCGCGGCCCCCTCCAGCCGTCGCCGGGCGGCCCGAACCAGCCGCTCTTCCGGCCCGCGGTGATCAACGAGATCTCGACCTCCGGCGACGGCTTCGTGGAGGTGCTGCCGACTGACCTGGGCTTCAACTCGGCGCGGCTCTCCTCCGTCTCGCGCGAGCTCGCCTTCAACGGAGTCGACGCGTCCCGCGAGGGCCGCTACGTCGTGGCCGACGAAGGCGGGACGCTCACGCTGGAGCAGACCGGCGGGACGGTCTACCTGCTGGTGGACTACGGCAGCTCGGAGACCCCCACCGAGCCGTCTGGCTACCGCGTCGTGGACGTCCGCACGTTCGGCCCGCAGGCCCTGAGCCGTTCGCTGGGCTACCTGCCCGACGGTCCGGGCGGCACCTGGAGCGAGGGCCTCCTGCCCACCCGCGCCGCGCCCAACGCCGCCGCACGCTTCGTCAGCTTCTAGGGCACGCATGCGCGTCGTCGCGGTTCTCCTGCTCATGGCCCTCCACCTCGGGGCGTGCGCGGACTCCGTCGACCCGACGCTCGGTACCGAGCAGGCGTTCTCGCTCTACGGCTTCCTCGACCCGACGGCCAGCCGGCAGGCCCTCCGCGTGGTGCCCATCGTCGGTGCCATCGACGGCGACACGCTGAGCGCGCTGCCCGTCGAGGTCACCTCGGTGGAGCGTGGCACCGGGCGGACCGCCTCGTGGCGCGACTCGGCGTTCACCTTCCGCGACGGCTCCACGGGGCACGTCTTCGTGGCGGACTACACGCCGACGCCGGGCGAGACGGTCGAGGTGCGCGTCGAGGAGACCACCGGCGAGCGCCGGGTCACGCGTGTCGAGGTCGAGGTGGCCCCGCTTCAGCGGCCGGTGCTGGGCACGGTCCTCACGACCGGTGCGGCCGTGACCTACCCGATCCAGATCCAGGCTCCGCGCGTGCTGACGACCGAGTTGGTGTTCCGCGTCGTCGGCCTTGCGGAGGCGCCCCTCGACACCGTCGCCGTGCCCTTCGCCGACGTCGCACCGTTCGCCGACGTCGGGGGCGGCGTGTGGGCCCTCGACCTCGACTTTCTGCCGACGGCGCGGGCCTTCCTCGCGTCGCCGCAGGTCCGTGGCGCGACGCCACGCCTGGTGGACGTGACCGCGCAGGTGTTCGTCACCGGCCCCCAGTGGGCCGTACCGCCCGCGGGGCTCGACGAGGACCGCATCATCGAACCGGGGACGTTCTCGAACGTAATGGGCGGCTTCGGCTTCGTCGGCTCCGGGTTCTGGGCCTCGACGCGCTGGACGCCGTCGCTGGCCACGCAGTCCCGCGCGGGCTTCCTGGTAGAGGCCGACCCCGCCTCGGTGCTGACGATCAATGAGGTGAGCGGCGGGGGCTGGGTCGAGCTCTACAACCCGACGCCCGAGACGTTGCCGATCGGCGGCTACCGGGTCGCCGTCGGGGCGGACCGGGCGACGATTCCGGCCGGGCAGTCCATCGCGGGGTTCGGGTTTACGGTGGTGCGCGTCGCGGCGACTCTGCAACGTGGGCCGGTGGTGCTGGAGAGCCTCAGCGGCGTCCCGCTCGTGGACCTGGATGTGGGAGCCCTCCCCGACGACCCGGACGTGTTCTCGTTCGGCTCGTACCCCGACGGGCGGAGCCGGCAGATTGGCGAGTTCGCCCAGTACCGCGATTTCGACCTCTTCCGAGGGCTGATTGCCCCGACGCCCGGCGCTCCGAACCGGCCCGTGTCCCATATCTCCGTCGCCAATGAGGTGTTCACGACGGGCGCCGACGGATGGGTCGAGACCATCAACCGCCTCGGCATCCGTTCCGTCCTAGTCACTGACGACCCCGATCGCACGCTCTCCGAGTGGGTACAGGCCCGCCGGGTGGGCGACTTCTGGGTCGCCGACGAGACGCCCGGACGCCTCGTTCTCGATCAGCTGGGCGGCGAGGTCGTCGTGGTGGTTCTGCGCAATAAGAACCCGCCACGCGTCTACGACGTCCGGCCGTACGGTCCCCAGGTGCCAGGGCAGTCGTCCGGTCTGCTGCCGGACGGCGAGCGCGCCAACTGGACGGAGGGGCTCCGGCCCACGCGCGGCGCGGCCAACGCGCTCGCCCGGTTCGGCTTCTGACGCAGCGAGGCCCGGCCGAACTGCGTCGGCCGGGCCCCGGGGTCTGCTCGTCCCGCGAACGGGACGGTGCGGGCCACCTAGTTGAGGTGGGCGACCAGCTCCTCGCGGCGGTGCTTCTGACGGAGCTTGCGGAGCGCCTTCTCCTTGATCTGGCGGACGCGCTCACGGGTGAGCCCGAACCGCTGGCCGACCTCGACGAGCGTGAGCGGCTGCTCGTGGCCGATGCCGAAGTAGAGGCGCGTAATCTCGGCCTCGCGCGGGTGCAGCGTGGCGAGCGCGCGCTCGATGTCGATGTTGAGGCTCTCGTTGGTGAGGTCCTCGTCCGGCTGCTCGAAGTTGTCGTCGGCGAGGACGTCGAGGAGGCTGTTGCCGTCGTCGTCGTCGAACGGGGCGTCCATCGAGAGGGAGTGGCGCGAGTGCTGCAGGCCCTCGACCACCTTCTCCTCCTTGAGGTCGAGCTCCTGCGCGATCTCGTCGGGGGTGGGCTGGCGGCCGAGCTGCTGCGCGAGCCGCGCCGAGGCCTTCCGCATCTTCGACAGCGTGCCGACGCGGTTGAGCGGCAGGCGCACCGTGCGGACCTGATCGGAGAGTGCCTTCAGGATCGACTGGCGAACCCACCAGACGGCGTACGAGATGAACTTGAACCCGCGCGTCTCGTCGAAGCGCTGGGCGGCCTTCACGAGGCCGTAGTTGCCCTCGGAGATGAGGTCGGCGAGGGACAGGCCCTGGCCCTGATACTTCTTGGCGACGGAGACCACGAACCGAAGGTTCGCGCGCACGAGCTGGTGCAGCGCGAGCTGGTCACCCTGCTTGATCTTCTGCGCGAGGTCGACCTCCTGGTCGGGGGTCAGGAGCGGGACCTGCCCGATCTCCTGGAGATACTGGTCCAGCATCCGCTGACTGCGGGGGACGTACATCGGCGGTTCGTGGGTTAGCGGTACAAAAGTGGCGGCCCTCGGCCGACCGGCCGCCCTCCGGGGCGCGGTCACAAGCTTGGGAGTGTAAGGATTCGCCTCGGGCCGGCATCAGGCGAACCACCGTCCTATCGGCACTCCGGGGCGGAGTTCCTTAACAGTTCGGTTTTCGCGCCCCCTCTACGTTCCGAACCGGTGAAGGACTACGGTCGGCACGAGGACGCGGTGAGCGGGCGAGAGAACGAGGACCGCTCGCCTCCAGTCTCTGCGCCACGGCCTCTTCACCGGGCCTCACCCCGCCTGAGGGGAATGGTGGCGTGACACGGGGATGGAGTCGTCGGCTCCCAGCGTTGGTGACACGGCCCGCCTCGGCGCCGAGGCGGGCCGCGCCGTCTCAGTCCTGACGCCGTCCCTGCTCGATGGCCTGGCGGAGGTCGGCCCAAAGGTCGTCGGCATCTTCGAGGCCGACGGAGACGCGGACAAGCCCGGTGGTGATGCCGCCCTTCGAGCGGGCCTCGCCGGTCGAGACGCGCTGGGTGAGGCCGGCCGGATGCTGCGCGAGCGTGTCGGTGGAGCCGAGGCTGACGGCGGGCGTCGCGAGGCGGAGCGAGCGGAGGAAGCCGTCGGCAGCGGCGAACGCTTCGGGGCCGTCGGCCGCCCCGTCGGCGCCGAGGACCTCGAACGACAGCATCGCGCCCGGCCCGGCCATCTGGGTGCCGACGAGCCCGCGCGGGTC from Rubrivirga sp. SAORIC476 encodes the following:
- a CDS encoding lamin tail domain-containing protein, with translation MSSTLLAGRRLVLSAVVLAALASAAGCSDSVDPTVGTDQVFSMYGYLDPSSDRQALRIIEIGRTIGSDTLSTIDAVVTSTEAGSAVTTTWRDSLVTFANGATGHVFLADYTPTPNAQVTLTATASDGRAATVSIAVPPLSSATVGAPENVNGFTTFPVTVRDVPRVIGGTLRLRVTGLPTAPADTTELEIPVRAYDIQQSGPDWVVVVPFVEATQSFLRARNLFGVGLTLVEAEFGAFIANDVWNVPPGGLDEDAIIEPGTFSNVTGGFGFVGAGYEAPVRWLPSPGTQSRAGLAISGDPAALIAVNEVGPGYTELYNPSAEAVEVGGYVLTMGAPQEGVIIPNPSTVPPGGFLVVDGPFSVVVDKPVQFLSSSGRLIARNYPEADAQVWGAYPDGLSFVLPQGGPDIFRGPLQPSPGGPNQPLFRPAVINEISTSGDGFVEVLPTDLGFNSARLSSVSRELAFNGVDASREGRYVVADEGGTLTLEQTGGTVYLLVDYGSSETPTEPSGYRVVDVRTFGPQALSRSLGYLPDGPGGTWSEGLLPTRAAPNAAARFVSF
- a CDS encoding lamin tail domain-containing protein yields the protein MRVVAVLLLMALHLGACADSVDPTLGTEQAFSLYGFLDPTASRQALRVVPIVGAIDGDTLSALPVEVTSVERGTGRTASWRDSAFTFRDGSTGHVFVADYTPTPGETVEVRVEETTGERRVTRVEVEVAPLQRPVLGTVLTTGAAVTYPIQIQAPRVLTTELVFRVVGLAEAPLDTVAVPFADVAPFADVGGGVWALDLDFLPTARAFLASPQVRGATPRLVDVTAQVFVTGPQWAVPPAGLDEDRIIEPGTFSNVMGGFGFVGSGFWASTRWTPSLATQSRAGFLVEADPASVLTINEVSGGGWVELYNPTPETLPIGGYRVAVGADRATIPAGQSIAGFGFTVVRVAATLQRGPVVLESLSGVPLVDLDVGALPDDPDVFSFGSYPDGRSRQIGEFAQYRDFDLFRGLIAPTPGAPNRPVSHISVANEVFTTGADGWVETINRLGIRSVLVTDDPDRTLSEWVQARRVGDFWVADETPGRLVLDQLGGEVVVVVLRNKNPPRVYDVRPYGPQVPGQSSGLLPDGERANWTEGLRPTRGAANALARFGF
- a CDS encoding lamin tail domain-containing protein — translated: MTRLTPLLLLAMLALGACSDSVDPTLGTEQAFSLYGYLDPSADRQALRVAPIVGTIVADTARTLAATVTSEELGTGRTVAWRDSFVTYRDGSTGHVFVADYTPTPGATVEVRVAETTGEERVTAVRISVPTLDRPEIGSFLGTSAEVTYPIRVRAPRVLTTSLVYRVVGLRSAPMDTVAVSFSDFAPFEDAGGGTWGLDLPFVATSRAFLSSPAAEGATLRLVDVAVRAFVTGPEWDIPAGGLDEDRIVEPGTFSNVTGGFGFVGSGYWTESRWTPSLTTQSRAGFLVDTDPASVLRINEVSAQGWVELYNPTLEFVPIGGYRISSEGQANAFPSGTAVPPLGFQVLQVAPSLADGRVVLESPAAVEIVETGIRGLSEITSITIGSFPDGRTRLIGEFPEFRGFNLFQNRLVATPGAPNRPLSFLAMINEVFSAGTDGWAEILAPPGVTAILVTDDPERPLSMWVPAVREGDRWIANETPGRFDLPQTGGEVYVAVLVRDVPPRVYDTRTYGPQTPERSSGTLPDGDRDAWRLDLLPTRASPNAAPSRLASR
- a CDS encoding RNA polymerase sigma factor RpoD/SigA, with translation MYVPRSQRMLDQYLQEIGQVPLLTPDQEVDLAQKIKQGDQLALHQLVRANLRFVVSVAKKYQGQGLSLADLISEGNYGLVKAAQRFDETRGFKFISYAVWWVRQSILKALSDQVRTVRLPLNRVGTLSKMRKASARLAQQLGRQPTPDEIAQELDLKEEKVVEGLQHSRHSLSMDAPFDDDDGNSLLDVLADDNFEQPDEDLTNESLNIDIERALATLHPREAEITRLYFGIGHEQPLTLVEVGQRFGLTRERVRQIKEKALRKLRQKHRREELVAHLN